A single region of the Enterococcus mundtii genome encodes:
- the tnpA gene encoding IS200/IS605 family transposase produces the protein MSNNDKSLAHTRWNCKYHIVFIPKYRRKVIYGKLRVSIGQILRKLCEMKDVEIIGAHAMPDHIHMLVRIPPKISISSFMGYLKGRSATLIHEKHANLKYKYGNKSFWSKGYYVSTVGLNQKTIEKYIREQEADDRIRDSISKQEYVDPFK, from the coding sequence ATGTCTAACAATGATAAAAGTTTAGCACATACAAGATGGAATTGTAAGTATCACATAGTATTCATCCCGAAGTATCGACGAAAAGTGATTTATGGAAAGTTAAGAGTAAGTATTGGTCAGATATTAAGAAAATTGTGTGAGATGAAAGATGTTGAAATCATTGGAGCACATGCAATGCCTGACCATATTCATATGTTAGTAAGAATACCGCCAAAGATTAGTATTTCTAGTTTTATGGGCTACTTAAAAGGACGAAGTGCAACTTTAATCCATGAAAAACATGCGAATTTGAAATATAAGTATGGGAATAAAAGCTTTTGGTCCAAAGGATACTACGTGAGTACGGTTGGGTTAAATCAAAAAACAATTGAAAAATATATTCGAGAACAAGAAGCAGATGATCGAATTAGAGATAGTATAAGTAAACAAGAGTATGTAGATCCATTTAAATAG
- a CDS encoding DUF3899 domain-containing protein: MKKKYRPYLFAGLVIVLVLLKNALTDQLTLLQLSNDLFLCALPFLIIGGFLWVFSSGFFDHFQRSFHLARTRNRKEKPEFTSLSSVSYGMYTFWLIIAGILLVFSIVFALISLV, from the coding sequence ATGAAAAAAAAATATCGTCCTTATTTGTTTGCCGGTTTAGTGATCGTCCTCGTGTTACTTAAAAATGCTTTGACTGATCAGTTGACCCTTCTTCAATTATCCAATGATTTATTTTTATGTGCGTTGCCGTTTTTGATTATCGGCGGATTTTTATGGGTGTTCTCCTCAGGTTTCTTTGATCACTTTCAACGTTCGTTTCACTTAGCACGAACGAGAAACCGGAAGGAAAAACCAGAATTTACTTCCCTATCTTCGGTCAGCTACGGTATGTATACCTTTTGGCTGATCATCGCTGGAATTTTGCTTGTGTTTTCGATTGTCTTTGCGCTCATCTCACTTGTCTAA
- a CDS encoding NUDIX domain-containing protein has product MEHFHSKEEEKTYYEQEASETDFLSWYQDQERPEYEKPSLTVDIVLLCYNKEEDQLKVLLIQRKSHPYRNSWALPGGFVQKNESTGASVLRETKEETGVIISEENIEQLHTFSTPNRDPRGWVVTVSYLAFIGEEPLIAGDDAKEVQWFSLERNANKLHLSSGDVAITLDLTTSESSGKDTLAFDHSEIIVKAFNRVVNKMEHEPQVLQVLGKDFTITEARKVFAKFLGIDFKMIDHSNFKKAMLQYFDEIGERPVGIGRPSKIYQLKPGHTE; this is encoded by the coding sequence GTGGAACATTTTCATTCAAAAGAAGAAGAAAAAACATATTATGAACAAGAGGCCTCTGAAACTGATTTCTTATCTTGGTACCAAGACCAAGAACGTCCTGAATATGAAAAACCTTCCTTGACCGTCGATATCGTTTTACTCTGCTACAACAAAGAAGAAGATCAATTAAAAGTTTTACTTATCCAACGTAAAAGCCATCCTTACCGAAATTCTTGGGCACTTCCCGGAGGATTCGTCCAAAAAAATGAATCGACTGGTGCCAGCGTATTGCGAGAAACAAAAGAAGAAACAGGCGTCATCATATCCGAAGAAAATATTGAACAACTGCATACCTTCAGTACACCGAATCGTGATCCTCGTGGCTGGGTCGTGACAGTCAGCTATCTCGCCTTTATCGGTGAAGAACCTTTGATCGCTGGAGACGATGCCAAAGAAGTGCAGTGGTTTTCACTTGAACGCAATGCAAACAAACTGCATTTATCGAGTGGGGATGTAGCAATCACTCTAGACTTGACGACGAGCGAGTCTTCTGGCAAAGACACATTAGCTTTTGACCATAGCGAGATCATTGTCAAAGCCTTCAACCGTGTCGTCAACAAAATGGAACATGAACCCCAAGTGCTTCAAGTGCTAGGAAAAGACTTCACGATCACTGAAGCACGCAAAGTATTCGCTAAATTCTTAGGGATCGATTTTAAAATGATCGATCATTCCAATTTCAAAAAAGCTATGTTACAATACTTCGATGAAATCGGTGAACGTCCTGTCGGTATCGGACGTCCCTCAAAGATCTATCAATTAAAACCTGGACATACAGAGTAA
- a CDS encoding ABC transporter ATP-binding protein, with protein sequence MNKKLLEVKGLKQYFNVGKKNEVHAVNDISFHIYEGETFGLVGESGSGKSTTGRTIIRLNEPTGGEILFDGQDVTKLKGKQAMTKFRHEVQMIFQDPYASLNPRMKVRDIIAEGIDVNGLAKSPEERAEKVNELLKTVGLNPSHGTRYPHEFSGGQRQRIGIARALAVNPKFIICDEPISALDVSIQAQVVNLLQDLQKEQGLTYLFIAHDLSMVKHISDRIGVMHNGLLLEMGTSEEIYNHGVHPYTESLLSAIPLPDPDHERQRRRIKYQPEPDDGQIRTLREIAPEHFVYATEQEVAYYAKKLKRQKEALLVAN encoded by the coding sequence ATGAACAAAAAACTGCTCGAGGTTAAAGGCTTAAAACAGTATTTTAATGTAGGAAAGAAAAATGAAGTCCATGCGGTGAATGATATCAGTTTTCACATCTATGAAGGAGAAACATTCGGCTTAGTTGGCGAATCTGGTAGTGGAAAGTCAACCACAGGTCGAACGATCATCCGTTTGAATGAACCAACGGGTGGCGAGATCTTATTTGATGGGCAAGATGTGACGAAATTAAAAGGCAAACAAGCCATGACAAAGTTTCGTCATGAAGTCCAAATGATTTTCCAAGATCCATATGCTTCATTAAATCCAAGAATGAAAGTACGAGATATTATTGCAGAAGGAATCGATGTCAACGGACTAGCTAAATCACCCGAAGAACGTGCAGAAAAAGTCAACGAGTTACTAAAAACAGTTGGCTTAAATCCCAGCCATGGCACACGCTATCCTCATGAATTTTCAGGGGGACAACGCCAACGGATCGGGATTGCACGAGCATTAGCAGTCAATCCGAAGTTTATCATTTGTGATGAACCAATCTCTGCTTTAGACGTATCGATCCAAGCCCAAGTGGTCAATCTTTTACAAGATTTACAAAAAGAGCAAGGATTGACTTACTTGTTTATCGCGCACGATCTATCCATGGTGAAACATATCAGTGACCGTATTGGTGTGATGCACAATGGCTTGTTGCTTGAGATGGGAACCAGTGAAGAAATCTATAATCATGGAGTGCACCCATATACGGAAAGCTTACTATCAGCGATCCCATTGCCTGACCCTGATCATGAACGCCAACGTCGCCGGATCAAGTATCAACCTGAACCAGATGATGGACAAATCCGCACGTTAAGAGAAATTGCTCCTGAACATTTTGTATATGCAACAGAACAAGAAGTTGCTTATTATGCGAAAAAATTAAAACGGCAGAAAGAAGCCTTGCTAGTCGCAAACTAG
- a CDS encoding ABC transporter permease, with product MELIPKRYETIAEIPADEFLPLQKNTEEEREKIEAPSLNFIQDSWRRLKKNKAAVISMGLLIVIIFISIITIFVSPHDPTAQNVDYINLPPRIPGINIDGLNGKAMVAGELVDKYAQANVPADVNYFLGTDGLGRDVLSRLFMGTRISLLIAFIAALLDVTIGVAYGLISGLLGGRVDNAMQRFLEVLSGIPNLVVMILMLVVFEPGIFSIVAAMAITNWIPMARIVRAQTLKLKDQEYVLAGMTLGESKWKIAFKHILPNISSVIIIQMMFSIPSAIFFEAFLSFIGLGLTPPSASLGTMLSDGYKTFLYLPYLLWIPAATLSVIMIGFNLLADGLRDAFDPKMKE from the coding sequence ATGGAACTGATACCAAAACGCTACGAAACAATTGCAGAAATTCCTGCAGATGAATTTTTACCGTTACAAAAAAACACAGAAGAAGAACGTGAAAAAATCGAAGCTCCTTCACTGAATTTTATCCAGGATTCTTGGCGTCGATTGAAGAAAAACAAAGCGGCAGTTATTTCTATGGGATTACTGATCGTGATCATCTTTATCTCGATCATCACGATTTTCGTTTCACCCCATGATCCAACCGCTCAAAATGTCGATTACATCAACTTACCACCACGTATTCCTGGTATCAATATCGACGGACTAAACGGAAAAGCAATGGTTGCTGGTGAGTTAGTCGATAAATATGCGCAAGCAAATGTTCCCGCAGACGTGAACTACTTTTTAGGAACAGATGGTCTAGGTCGTGATGTGTTAAGTCGTTTGTTCATGGGAACACGTATCTCTCTACTGATTGCCTTCATTGCTGCGTTACTAGATGTAACGATCGGTGTTGCCTATGGTTTGATCTCTGGTTTGTTAGGTGGTCGTGTGGACAATGCGATGCAACGTTTCTTAGAGGTCTTATCTGGTATTCCTAACTTAGTCGTGATGATTTTGATGTTGGTCGTCTTTGAACCAGGGATCTTCTCGATCGTGGCGGCGATGGCGATCACGAACTGGATTCCGATGGCTCGGATCGTCAGGGCGCAAACCTTGAAATTAAAAGACCAAGAGTATGTGTTAGCAGGAATGACATTAGGTGAATCCAAATGGAAGATCGCCTTCAAGCATATCTTGCCAAACATTTCGAGTGTGATCATCATCCAAATGATGTTCAGTATCCCATCAGCGATTTTCTTCGAAGCTTTCTTAAGTTTCATCGGCCTAGGCTTGACACCACCTTCTGCTTCATTGGGAACGATGTTGAGTGATGGATACAAAACATTCTTATACTTGCCGTACCTATTATGGATACCGGCAGCAACCTTATCGGTGATCATGATTGGTTTCAACTTATTAGCAGATGGCTTACGTGATGCCTTTGATCCTAAAATGAAAGAGTGA
- a CDS encoding peptide ABC transporter substrate-binding protein: MKKNLTFGVVALCGLVLAGCYGGSSADTSGSGSSSSGSADGGGVFNLVVPQEMPSADLSVATDTISFTALNNVYEGIYRLDEDSKPQPAGASELAEVSEDGLTYKVKLREDAKWSNGEPVTAADYVYGWQRTVDPATASEYAYLFAPVENAEAITAGDKDKSELGIKAVGDYELEIKLAKQTPYFQYLLAFPSFFPQSQAVVEEHGDAYASSSDNAVYNGPFTLADFDGPGTDTEWTYKKNEEYWDKDAVKLSEIKVSVVKESSTALNLFKDGQADDVILSGELAQQNANDPAYTSVKEARTSYIEFNQREDDSPFKNVNLRKAISYSINREALVKQVMGDGSVVSTGLIPADMTKNPETNEDFAAEAGELVSYDQDKAKEYWEKAKSELGIDSLEFELMASDDDSTKKVIEYIQNSIQENLDGVKVKPTPVPFSVRLDRSSSGDFDTVLGGWGADYADPSSFTDLFVTGNSYNRGQWSNADYDKAVEASASKDAGDEQARWADLQEANKIIAEDMGVAPVYQKAEGHLVNPKVKGIVHHAAGASWDYKWTYIEE, encoded by the coding sequence ATGAAAAAGAATTTAACTTTTGGTGTTGTGGCCTTATGTGGGCTTGTACTTGCTGGTTGTTATGGTGGCAGCAGTGCAGATACAAGTGGTAGTGGTTCTTCAAGCAGTGGATCAGCAGATGGAGGAGGCGTCTTCAACTTAGTAGTACCTCAAGAAATGCCGTCAGCCGACCTATCGGTTGCAACAGATACAATCAGTTTTACTGCACTAAATAATGTGTATGAAGGAATCTATCGTTTAGATGAAGATAGTAAACCTCAACCAGCCGGTGCAAGTGAATTGGCTGAAGTTAGTGAAGATGGATTGACTTATAAAGTCAAATTGCGTGAAGACGCAAAATGGTCAAATGGGGAGCCTGTCACTGCAGCTGATTATGTTTACGGTTGGCAACGTACGGTAGATCCAGCGACGGCATCAGAATATGCGTATCTTTTTGCACCAGTTGAAAATGCTGAAGCAATCACAGCAGGCGACAAAGACAAATCAGAATTAGGCATCAAAGCAGTTGGCGATTATGAATTGGAAATCAAATTAGCCAAACAAACACCATACTTCCAATACTTACTTGCTTTCCCTTCATTCTTCCCACAAAGTCAAGCAGTGGTTGAAGAACATGGAGATGCGTACGCATCATCAAGTGACAACGCAGTATACAACGGACCATTTACTTTAGCTGATTTTGATGGACCAGGTACTGATACAGAATGGACGTACAAGAAAAACGAAGAGTACTGGGATAAAGATGCAGTTAAATTATCAGAAATAAAAGTCAGTGTTGTAAAAGAATCTTCTACTGCATTGAATCTATTCAAAGATGGACAAGCAGATGATGTCATCTTATCAGGTGAGTTAGCACAACAAAATGCGAATGATCCAGCTTATACGTCAGTTAAAGAAGCACGTACAAGTTATATCGAGTTCAATCAAAGAGAAGATGATTCACCATTCAAAAATGTGAACTTAAGAAAAGCCATTTCTTATTCAATCAACCGTGAAGCATTAGTGAAACAAGTCATGGGTGATGGTTCAGTTGTTTCAACAGGCTTGATTCCTGCTGACATGACTAAGAATCCTGAAACAAATGAAGATTTTGCAGCAGAAGCCGGCGAATTAGTATCATATGATCAAGACAAAGCAAAAGAATATTGGGAAAAAGCGAAGAGTGAATTAGGAATCGACTCATTAGAATTTGAATTGATGGCATCAGATGATGACTCAACGAAAAAAGTGATCGAATATATCCAAAACTCTATCCAAGAAAACCTTGACGGTGTGAAAGTAAAACCTACACCAGTACCATTCTCTGTTCGTTTGGATCGTTCATCATCTGGTGATTTCGATACAGTATTAGGTGGCTGGGGCGCAGACTATGCTGACCCAAGTAGCTTTACTGACTTATTTGTAACAGGCAATTCTTACAACCGTGGACAATGGTCAAATGCGGACTATGACAAAGCCGTTGAAGCATCTGCTTCTAAAGATGCTGGTGACGAACAAGCGCGTTGGGCTGACTTACAAGAAGCGAATAAAATCATCGCTGAAGATATGGGTGTCGCACCAGTTTATCAAAAAGCTGAAGGTCATTTAGTTAATCCAAAAGTCAAAGGTATCGTTCATCATGCTGCTGGCGCATCATGGGATTACAAATGGACATATATTGAAGAATAA
- a CDS encoding ABC transporter ATP-binding protein has translation MTKILEVKNLQISFDTYAGKVQAIRGVDFHLNKGETLAIVGESGSGKSVTTRSIMRLLSSNASIDSGEILFKGQNIVDKTEKEMQKIRGKEIAMIFQDPMTSLDPTMTIGKQVAESLRKHNKVSKKEGQKAALELLNLVGIPEAEKRIHSYPHQFSGGQRQRIVIAIALICYPEILIADEPTTALDVTIQAQILELLKKIQSKIDTSIIFITHDLGVVANVADRVAVMYGGKIIEVGTSEEIFYNPQHPYTWGLLGSMPTLESGNDRLYAIPGSPPDLLNPPKGDAFYPRNEFALKIDAEQAPPFFELSPTHQAATWLLAPQAPKVTPPEEIQRRWAIFQEKQKAHGQGGLNNEQKTARG, from the coding sequence ATGACGAAAATTCTTGAAGTAAAGAACTTACAAATCTCCTTTGATACCTATGCTGGAAAAGTCCAAGCAATCCGAGGCGTCGATTTTCATTTGAACAAAGGTGAAACATTGGCAATCGTTGGCGAATCCGGTAGTGGGAAATCTGTAACGACTAGAAGTATCATGCGTTTACTGTCAAGTAACGCATCGATCGATTCTGGTGAGATTTTATTCAAAGGACAAAACATTGTTGATAAAACAGAAAAAGAAATGCAAAAGATTCGTGGGAAAGAAATTGCGATGATCTTCCAAGATCCGATGACTTCATTAGATCCAACGATGACGATTGGTAAACAAGTAGCAGAATCTTTACGTAAGCATAATAAAGTATCGAAAAAAGAGGGGCAAAAAGCCGCTTTAGAATTATTGAATCTTGTAGGAATCCCGGAAGCTGAGAAACGCATCCATAGCTATCCTCATCAATTTTCAGGGGGACAACGGCAACGGATCGTGATCGCGATCGCGTTGATTTGTTACCCAGAAATCTTGATTGCAGATGAACCAACGACAGCCTTAGATGTGACGATCCAAGCACAGATTTTAGAGTTGTTGAAAAAAATCCAATCAAAAATCGACACGTCGATCATTTTTATCACCCATGATCTTGGTGTCGTAGCGAATGTCGCTGATCGAGTAGCAGTGATGTACGGTGGAAAAATCATTGAAGTGGGGACATCTGAAGAGATTTTTTACAATCCACAGCATCCGTATACATGGGGCTTACTTGGCTCTATGCCTACATTGGAAAGTGGCAATGACCGCTTATATGCAATCCCAGGTTCTCCACCGGATTTATTGAATCCGCCAAAAGGTGATGCCTTCTATCCACGAAATGAATTTGCATTGAAAATCGATGCGGAACAAGCACCACCGTTTTTCGAACTATCACCAACACACCAAGCAGCTACTTGGCTATTAGCCCCACAAGCTCCAAAAGTGACACCGCCAGAAGAGATTCAACGGCGCTGGGCGATTTTTCAAGAAAAGCAAAAAGCACATGGCCAAGGGGGATTGAACAATGAACAAAAAACTGCTCGAGGTTAA
- a CDS encoding RNA-guided endonuclease TnpB family protein — MLKAFKFRIYPTDSQKQWLIQTFGCVRFTYNHLLKARQAYYLETQAIDYTLTPASLKKQYPFLKEVDSLALANAQLNLDRAFRNYFKGRASFPKLKNKKSIWQSYTTNNQKGTIYLEETYLKLPKLKEKIRIHAHRPIEGTIRSATISSRYNEIFYVSLLCEVPQKTMKASNKWIGIAYDPDRLVEMSTPLDITIPKFKQVDQQLLRAKRKLVIKGRSAQHRRTRVERVKNYQKQKRKIKDLYLKQKFQREDYLEQISGTVIRHYDYLFVESISADCPEGDFSIQDWHKLLAKLQYKSQWYSKKLVLIDMKEQTDPSTNKKSLELVEIGKQVLFE; from the coding sequence ATGCTAAAAGCCTTTAAATTTCGAATCTATCCCACTGATTCACAAAAACAGTGGTTGATCCAAACATTTGGTTGTGTGCGTTTCACTTACAATCATTTATTAAAAGCCAGACAGGCGTATTATTTAGAAACACAAGCGATCGATTATACGCTGACACCAGCTTCTTTAAAAAAGCAATATCCGTTTTTAAAAGAAGTCGATAGTTTAGCCTTAGCGAATGCCCAATTAAACTTGGATCGTGCATTTCGTAATTATTTTAAAGGACGCGCAAGCTTCCCCAAACTAAAAAATAAAAAAAGTATTTGGCAGTCGTATACGACGAATAATCAAAAAGGAACAATCTATTTAGAAGAAACATACCTCAAATTGCCAAAGCTAAAAGAGAAAATTCGCATCCATGCCCATCGTCCGATTGAAGGAACGATTCGTTCAGCAACGATCTCATCTCGATACAACGAGATCTTTTATGTCTCCTTGCTCTGTGAAGTTCCCCAAAAGACGATGAAAGCGTCAAATAAATGGATCGGGATAGCCTATGATCCAGATCGTCTAGTGGAGATGTCCACACCACTTGACATCACGATTCCTAAATTCAAACAAGTTGATCAACAACTTCTGCGGGCAAAGAGAAAGCTTGTGATCAAAGGACGATCAGCACAGCATCGACGCACACGCGTTGAAAGAGTAAAAAATTATCAAAAGCAAAAAAGGAAAATCAAAGACCTTTATTTAAAACAAAAATTTCAACGAGAAGACTATTTAGAACAAATTTCAGGAACAGTGATCCGTCATTATGATTATTTGTTTGTCGAATCGATTTCAGCAGATTGTCCGGAAGGTGATTTTTCTATCCAAGACTGGCATAAGCTATTAGCAAAGCTCCAATATAAATCGCAATGGTATAGCAAAAAGTTAGTATTGATCGATATGAAAGAACAAACAGATCCTTCCACAAATAAAAAGAGTCTGGAATTAGTTGAAATCGGGAAACAAGTCCTTTTTGAATAA
- the opp3b gene encoding oligopeptide ABC transporter permease: MNSYIKYVLKRVFFMVITLWLIATITFFLMQLLPGTPYTNQERLSPETIEMLNKQVGLDKPVIVQYGIYLSNLLQGDFGISFQFKNQPVANLLAGRVGPSLQLGLQAIIFGTFFGTILGTISAMKQNTWVDTSSTLVAILGRSIPNFVFAVLLQYIFAIQFRVLPIAKWDGFMYTILPTIALAMSPLADSARFIRTEMVEVLHSDYVELARAKGLSRWEIAFKHGLRNSLIPLMTLLGPLAVALMTGSLVVENIFAIPGIGEQFVKSITTNDYPTIMAVTILYSFMLILVILVVDLLYGLVDPRIRVSEGSRS, translated from the coding sequence GTGAATAGTTATATAAAATATGTATTAAAACGTGTCTTCTTTATGGTCATCACACTTTGGTTGATTGCAACCATCACATTCTTTTTGATGCAATTATTGCCTGGTACACCTTACACAAACCAGGAACGTTTAAGTCCTGAAACAATTGAGATGTTGAACAAACAAGTTGGTTTGGATAAACCAGTCATCGTTCAATATGGGATCTATCTTTCTAATTTGCTCCAAGGAGATTTTGGTATCTCTTTCCAATTCAAAAACCAACCAGTTGCTAACTTATTAGCAGGACGAGTAGGACCTTCATTACAGCTTGGTCTACAAGCAATCATTTTCGGAACTTTCTTTGGAACGATCCTAGGAACAATCTCAGCAATGAAACAAAATACATGGGTCGATACGTCTTCTACATTAGTCGCGATCTTAGGACGTTCTATCCCTAACTTTGTTTTTGCTGTATTGTTACAATACATTTTTGCCATCCAATTTCGTGTATTACCGATCGCAAAATGGGATGGGTTCATGTATACGATCTTACCAACGATTGCACTAGCCATGTCGCCATTAGCCGACTCTGCCAGATTCATCCGAACAGAAATGGTCGAAGTCTTGCATAGTGATTATGTTGAATTGGCTCGAGCAAAAGGCTTGAGTCGTTGGGAAATTGCCTTCAAACATGGTCTACGTAATAGTTTGATCCCGTTGATGACCTTGTTAGGCCCATTAGCAGTCGCTTTGATGACTGGTTCATTAGTTGTTGAAAATATCTTTGCTATTCCGGGGATCGGTGAGCAATTCGTTAAGTCGATCACAACAAATGACTATCCAACGATCATGGCTGTCACGATCTTGTATTCATTTATGTTGATCTTAGTTATTTTAGTCGTGGATCTATTGTACGGACTAGTTGATCCGAGAATCCGAGTTTCTGAAGGGAGTCGAAGCTAG
- the aac(6') gene encoding aminoglycoside N-acetyltransferase AAC(6')-Ii, with product MIISEFDRRNIGLKDQLADLLRLTWPKDYGEQPMKEVEQLLAMDRIAVSAVEQDRLVGFIGAIPQYGMTGWEIHPLVVETSYRKQYIGSRLVAYVEKEIASKGGVMVYLGTDDTDGDTSLSHTDLFDHPLDKLKSIETFNKHPYTFYEKMGYQVVGAIPDANGLNQPDIILAKRLGEINQ from the coding sequence ATGATCATCAGTGAATTTGATCGTAGAAATATCGGTTTGAAGGATCAGCTAGCTGACCTTTTGCGATTGACTTGGCCGAAGGATTACGGTGAACAACCAATGAAAGAAGTCGAGCAACTGCTGGCGATGGATCGAATCGCTGTCTCAGCGGTGGAACAAGATCGTTTGGTTGGTTTTATCGGTGCGATTCCGCAGTATGGAATGACTGGTTGGGAAATTCACCCTCTAGTAGTAGAAACTTCTTATCGAAAGCAGTATATCGGTAGCCGCTTAGTTGCTTATGTGGAGAAAGAAATCGCTTCTAAAGGTGGTGTGATGGTTTATTTAGGAACAGATGATACGGATGGGGACACGAGTCTTAGTCATACGGATCTTTTTGATCATCCGTTAGATAAACTGAAATCAATCGAAACTTTCAACAAGCATCCTTATACATTTTATGAAAAAATGGGCTATCAAGTCGTTGGAGCGATTCCTGATGCAAATGGGCTCAATCAACCAGATATCATTCTGGCAAAACGACTTGGAGAAATAAATCAATGA